Genomic window (Culex pipiens pallens isolate TS chromosome 3, TS_CPP_V2, whole genome shotgun sequence):
aaaactacggaaactatcgatatgattttttattcatccttcaaattactgtcttcaaagttattacaacaaagtttgactatttttacaatgagattcttgcaggattgggtccgtaagtttgacaaattggaataagaagacaacaacttccttagtTGCGGTGCACCCTTAAATAATTTACTTacctaccgtcatcaggggtccATTGGGTCTGAGGGGTGGGATtcggtcatacaaatttcagtatttttgtgTGAcccaatctaaaaaaaaaaacaaaaagaatcaATTGACCACGATTTGCTCTAGGGAATGCCGAGATTTTCGGCATAAAGGCTAGAtttgaaggaaaggggtcaagaaacagctttacgaacagcagaacaaaggagagggagcgatttcttggggcttttcttcaccctctctggcttgctttcgcccatttgaaatttttcttgaccgattccttccgaagtgcatacaccgcttaaACAAGCTAGCAGTCGAAATTATTTTTGCCGAGACTTCGGCAGATGAATTTTCTGCTGAACTCTCTGCAGAGCGCtcagttgttctgttttcggcaGATTTCATCCGAAGTTCGgcataaaaaactgaaacatttaaaaaacggCTTTGAAAAGTCCGTGCGAATTGGATATAAGACTAAACAAGGTTCCGCCGAAGGGACATTCACCGAACAACCctttaatatttcatgaaattttatgaaaacattaaaaatatgttttctttgatgatatttattttttattttatccacTATCCTCGATCACTCTACTTTAACATTGctattgttttttgacgtttgtccgATTTTTAACTTGGgctacactgcccatgttcgcataaatgtcccatatgcaaaaacagaaagctgagaaaaacgcatttgaagtttgtcccacacataaggctccGTGTTAatagcgagtttttcaccagtgtgtaggtcgtatcgaggtgcttcgatttggatgaaactttcagcgtttgtttatctatagatgagatgaactcatgccaaatatgagccctctacgacaaagggatgtAGGGTAAAAcaggctttgaagtttgaggtccaaaaaacatgtgCTACATATATCtaagattggtttgactttttctcatagctttttcAAATTACTGTTTGATGTGAACATCCCTACTATTTTTGAGATCACACCAATACTAAGGGAAACGAAAGACAATGTGAACAGAGGTGAAGTAATAAAGCCGAACGATCGAGTCGTCCCTTTTCGATTACGACCAGCAAGCAGACAacatcttcttttattttaactcCGACCGATACCGTCTTTCGCGTGGTTATCAGTGGCGACGGGAATATTGGAAGTTTTTGCTTACTGTCCGGGAGTTGGGTAAAATCGGGTAATTAAAACACGCAGTGAAAACGGCGAACTAGGTACAACcggtaaaaccattttttgagacAGAGCGAAAACACgtgttttcttttgtttgagGGACGGGCTCAAAAGtgaacattttgtttttggtgcggcacaattctttttttttccttctgctCGTCTGCTTAGTGGTGGCCTTGGCAGTAAAATTCTATCTCTATTTGGAGTGGATGTGCGGTGGGCCGGCAGAAATCCGGAAAAAGGTGTGCAGCACGTAATAATCGTTTAACATAGCGGAAAACGTCCGGCGGAAGGCTGTTCCGGTAGAACTTTCTACGGTTCTGGCTGGGGTTCTCGCGTTGAAAGGTGGTGTGTGCTGCTGAGGAACAAAAGGACGACGCCATTTTGTTGGAGCTGGTCCGACATATTAAAGCAGGCCGTGCGCGTAAGTCTCGAGGCAAATAATATTTCTTTTGTTCGTATCACAAAAGAAGTCGACTAAACTTTGTTCGACAGAAAGTGTGCTTTGTTTCTTTTGCTCTTGGGTGGAATTCTACTGTGCGCAAGGCTGTGCGCTTGCATTTATTTTTCACGTTTGATTTAATTTCGATCAATTAAGAGTGTGATTCTTATATTTAATAGATTAGTGGTTGCGTTTAAACGGTTCTTGGTCCGAGTCGTGCTAGCTTTGCGTGATTTTGGCCGGCATCTGGGCGAACAACAGGACAACGAACTCGATTGGTCATCTGTGAGGACGCGCTGTGTAGTCTGGTGCGGTGGTACGACGCCATTTTGTACGATCGAGACAGTGATTACCAGCGGAAGCTCGAGGACGTCGCTGTTGGAGGTGCTTGGAAGTCATTGTTTGGCGTGACCTTGAGTTAAGTAGGCCAAATAAGCTGGCAACGGCCGGAACAGGAGAAACGGTGAgtgattcagttttttttcaccCCTGCAACATAAGACTAATTAGTCTTCCTACTTTGTGTTTTctctttgttttattatttttattacaaattttgggGCACTTATTCAGGGCAAAATGAGCATGGCATCGAGTATCGAGCAGTACCGCAAAGGCGCAGTCTTTGGAGATTGGGCCGATAGGCTAGAATACACGTTTAAGGCCAACAAAGTGAAGGGTGaacttaaaaaatcacattttatgAACCTTTGTGGTCCGTTTATCTATTCTCAACTTAAACTTCTCTTCAAGAAGGATGAATTAGACAAAGCTGATTATGCTACCATTGTGGCAAAACTCAAGCTTAAACTTGATTTAGTTGAGCCTGACCTTGTACAACGGTTTCGGTTCAGTCAAAGAACTCAACAACCGGACGAAACCGCTGAGGAGTTTGTGCAAGCGGTCAAACTTCAAGCTGAGTTTTGTgggtttgaaaatttcaaagaagttGCAATCATTGATAGAGTTTTGGTTGGACTTAGTGATGCTGTGTTGAAGGAAAATCTTCTGAAGGAGGAAAAGTTGGATTTGGCAAAATTGGACAAGTTTATCACTACATGAAACATTGCTAAACGCAATGTACATTcgcttttcaatcaaaattcgtGCGCTAACTACAACTACCCTCCTCCGGAGATGATTAACCAAGTGAGAAGACCAGTTCACGAGCGTTTGGGCCATCCCTACAATCAaagacaacacacacacacaaaacaatgTCAATAGACAGGGTAACGGTTTCAATAGATCGGGAAATGGCTACAACAGATCGggttacaacaacaacaatcacaatcgcacacaaaattcacaaaacactCAACGTACAGTTCGATTCCAAGGTGATAACCGTAACAACACACAAAGAAACACAAACTACAGTAACAATAACAGACTAAATGGTCGTAACAACTACAACAATTGGCCAAAGAGGGATTATTCAGAGATGGTATGTGATTACTGCGGGGAGTTAGGTCATATAAAAAGAAAGTGTTTCACATTGAGAAACCTGCGGCGAGATGCGGTGAATTTCATCGAGGTCGCGAAGCCGGTGACGAACGAAGCTGAAGACAACCTGGAGTTCGAGATGGGAgaagattttgagatattgcgGGGCACCGGATGCGGTGAAGGCCCGTTCCGAGgttttccggaaccggttcaaccAAGAGCGAGGAGACGGAAGCGGGATGCCGCCGAGGCAGATTTGCCAGAGATTTGTCTTCGGCGTTCTAAACGCATAAGGAATCCAAAAGTGGACAGTGAATTTAACTATAACTAGTGAATTGTTTTCGCGCTCTAAATTTGTATTAACTGATACATGAATGAATTCTAAACTATGttctttattttattatgtaaaatcATTCCTAAGAAGGGAGAACTGATGTGAACATCCCTACTATTTTTGAGATCACACCAATACTAAGGGAAACGAAAGACAATGTGAACAGAGGTGAAGTAATAAAGCCGAACGATCGAGTCGTCCCTTTTCGATTACGACCACCAAGCAGACAacatcttcttttattttaactcCGACCGATACTTGTCTTTCGCGTGGTTatcactgttaaaaattgatttttttaaaaccttaatattttttttgaaacagcctccaacactcgTACTCCCatgggtcaaaagataggtaatttcatggactatagctttgtaaaaagtttgttatagaaaaatcgtaaatctatgagaaaaactgcgattggccaaaaagttaaaaccGTTGGCtcatagtccatgaaattacctatcttttgacctatgggagtatgggtgttgaaggctgttgcaaaaagatattaaggtttaaaaaaaaccatttttacagtaatttgcaaaagctatgagaaaaagtcaaaccaatcttaGATGTATACagcacattttaaagtgcttcaaaagacctttcgaatgcatctaagagagttggaattgatcaagttttacgcaaatgggagcaattttatgatttttcatgtttttttgacctcaaacatcaatgcccgttttaccccacttccctttgtcgtagagggctcatatttggcatgagttcatctcatgtatagacaaacaaacgctgaaagtttcatccaaatcggagcacctcggtACTACCAAACTagaaatactgcctcttaagttttcgcgaaaaaactggatttactcctgatttctagaacaaagtactggatgttataagctcttttgaaagagcatacgatttcgaaccaaactgcatcaataactcaaaaacgatgaaaatgcatatggaacATTTATGCGATGAGGGGCAGTATagccagttaccgaacaagtactgtaataccaagtaaaataattcaaatttattaaagtgGAATAAATTTGAAGAGCTTTGAACAAAGTTCAtcgtcatattggtcatgtgtgTGATACCCACCTGCATCATTTTTCTTGGCAATTGAAAAATGCATGCTACTCTCTGAAACATTCGATTTTTACAACACTCTACGTATTTACCCAACTCGCCAAGGAACGTTGGATAAATCAATTTGGGTGGAAGTAGCAATTTATATAACCTTTTGCACAACGACTCATGAAGACTTTAAAATTCTAGGAGATGtcatcgaaaaaaatgaaatattgactagatttatttattttatttaaaaatattcagatCTGCTCTATCTTCAATTATTGCTTATTCACGttattaaaatgtttgatttcgTGGTTTGTGGAAGTGGCACTCATGACGATTCCTTTACGGCGCTGTTGGTTTTAATGAAGAAAcatcgttattttaattttaaagacaaGAATTTACCTTCATGCagttatactgccgttctacgcataattgtcccatgtcagttttggacgattttgactttatgacattttaaagtttagtttgatgtgtactttaagaaaaacacataaaatctggtactttgttcggaaactcattgaaaacaacaccaagtctgtttgtcccatcgttaaacttctacgcataaatgtcccaccgAGTATTTttttacacggaatcattagttttactaaccattatgtcttgtttatctGTTGTATAGCAACAGAATCACaattaagggtgataaactgctaactggggtgattagggacacatagggcgaataggaacccacgagacaattatgcgtagaaacacagaaatcggtagaaaaatttcaatcgcgtttttctcagttgcacttttttgaacatgggacaattatgcgtagaacggcagtatagtaCTTCCAAAAATATGGTCATTGAATTgtttaacttttgttaatttattAGCAGATCTACATACTTTGAGTACATTTAATCACTTTTTGTTTAGTTACCTTGCAGAAATTCTGCGGACGGAATGTTAATTTGAACATTGtacaaaaaatgtctaaaatactAATCGTTAAAGTTCTACGTTAAGGCTTTTGTACACTAGCGCGAACGCTATCAAGGCACACATCACACTCAAGGGATAGGAGAACGCTATGGAATTCGCACCTGCATGACAGTCGGTGATTCGTCGGGCGCGTAAAAAGTCCGCCCCGAGGTAGGCATCAAACCAACGGCGGTCACCCGGAACGAGCCGCAACTCTCGCGTCGCGTCCGAGAAAATCAGATCGTGGTACGGTGGGTTCGAGTAGAACAGGCTGAAGCTGTATTTAGTAGAAGAGGTTGATTAGTGTTGAAATTATTTGGAAAAGCTTGTGATTTAACGACTTACCTGAACTCGTCCGCTTCACGGCGGCCGTAATATTGCTGAGCGTAGGTGAACAGATTGATGTAGGCGTTGAGTTGGGTCGCGTTGTAGTTGTGTCCACCCCGGGTAACAATGGTGTTGGCTTTGACCTTGCCAAGGTTGCAGCGCTTGTACTCGTTGATTTCGGCACGCGTGCCATCAGGGCAGAGCAGCTCGAAATCGTCTGGCAGCGTATTCCGGGCCCACCATTCGCGCTTTTTGCCGCCGGTGTTTTCCAGAACTGTGGTGTGCTTAACAAACGCGACCTGTCCTCCACCCTCCACCAGGCAGCGGAACGCTCCGGTGTTGCCGTAGAAATCTTCCGATGCGTCTCGCCGACAGTAGCGATAGCTGCTACCACGACAGAGGTCGCACAGGTTATCGTAAGGCACTCCTTGGTTGTACTCGTTGCTGATAACGCCGGGAACGCAGGACTTCGTGAAATATTCTGCCGCCGCCCGGATGCTGTCACAGCCGTACGGTCGAATCCATCCGTTTGAGATGAGATAAGCCATCGGGTAGACCCAACCTGCTGCCGTATTGATGCCCGAATGACACGTGTTCTTGCCCTTCAGATAGGTCAACTCTGTGTCCGGATCTTCCTCCTTGGCTACCGCAACGACATAATACTCAGGCTCGCCGAGGTCGTAAATCTCCGACATGAACGGCAGCAGATCGTACTTGAGTCCTCCCGTGTAGACATCACTCGCGTCCAGAACAACGACGTCCGCCAGTCCGGCGTTTACGTGGCGCATGCAATCCACGTGCGAGTGGGCCTTCAAGCACTGCATATCTGGCTTGATCAGTTGAGCTTTGAGAGCGGTCtgcaaaaaaatagaattaattTATAAAGTGCTACAAATTCATCCCACCTCACTTACCCTCATCTTGATACACTTTTCCATTTCCGGTTCCGACGTTACGCACAAACTCATTCTGCTCACTGGGCAGGCACGCACGCCATAGATCAACTCCAACGCCGGCCCCAGATAGTTTTGGaagttttgattgttttcttCAATTGGCGCCAGATATCGGGCGGTATCTTGGAACATAAGATTGAGCAGCTTTCCATACCGTCGAGATTCAAACAGATCAAACTTTTCGTAAAACTGAGTGCCATTGCCGTTGCGGTCCTCGTCCACTTCGCGACCGTAGTTGTAACGATCGGTAGTTGTCGATGTGAAGAAAcggttattgttgttgttgttgtagcgaTCGTTGTATCGATCCTGATTCCGGTAGCGATCTTCCGAGGCATTCGCCGTTCCGTTGAAACGCTTGGACTTTGAGGAGTACAAGTTTACGGCCTGGGTGAAGAACTTTTTGTATCTTCGCCGCTCGCTTGTCGTTCTGGCGGACGATACGACCAAGGCGTGCGACTGCACCAGTCCCCAATGACACTGGCGATACTCCGAAACTGGCTTCCTAGACCCATCCTTGCACAGCAGTTCAAACTGGTCAACCGTGACCCCGGGAATCAGCCCACTCTCGACCATCTCGTTGACGGTCGTGTGCTTAACAAACGCAATCTCTCCCTTCTCCACCAGGCAACGGAACGCGCCTTCAAATCCGGCGTACGGATCCTTCGGAGTACACTTTTCTCCCGGCACCTTTCCCGTGCACAAGTGGCACAACTTGTCCGAGTTGTCTCCAATAGGATTGTACTTGTCAACCAGGGCGTTCACGGCACACGACTGCCCAAAGTAGTCCGTTGCCGTTTTCACGTGGTTATTACAGTCGGTAATGTCCATGCCGCCTTCGCGTTGAATCTGCgtaaatgtttaaaagttttaatttcaACCGTTTTTCTCAGATCCCAAACATATCTCACCGTATAAATCGGAATGGTCCACCCGGCGTAGCTGCCTACCCAAGCGAAGCATGCCTTCTTCCCCTTCAAATGGCGCAAACTCGTCACCTCAGTCAACGTGTCCTTCTTGACGACCGCGACCGCGTGGTACTGCGTGAACCCACCGTCGTATCCTTCCTGCATGATCGGAACGAGCGAGTGATGACGACCTCCGGTGTATACCTCTCCTGCGTCGAGCGACATAATGTGAGCTTTACCCTCGTCAATCAGCCGCATGCACTCGTCCTGATCGAAACCATAATAACAGCTTACGTCCAGGAAATAGTTGTCGAACAGGGCACGATCGCGTTCTAGCGCAACTGTAAAGTTGCGACACTTGAAGAGTTCGGCCTCCGAGGTCGCACACCACACCATCTGTTGGCCCAGCTCGACCTCGTCAAAGTTGTGTTGTGCTGCGGAATTAGATTTATGTATAAGATTTTAATAAatacattgatttttaaaattataaaatagacAAAGGTGAAGCGCATGGTCACTCATGTTTATCATCACACATTTTAACGTGCTTTCGCTAAAcgtgaaataattttaattttctgtttatttatttctttaaagGTTAAATTTAGCGTTTAaagctttgtttacaaacaaatcggTACTCTGAGTCTGTGTATTGGTGTGCTTCTACAAACACATTGACAGTTTATGCTATACGATCAGCATGATGATGAATCAAACAGGTGTCCGATTGATACctgaatcatttgaaaaatgttaaattcacATATAAATATTCGATAAAAGGCACGTCTTATCAAACAGCGCAtctaaccagaaaaaaaaacgaataacgTGAAATTAAACTAAACAGAAACACCAAAACATAGCTCATTCATGGGGCACGATGGGTGCCGTcaatgaaaattccaaaatatattttcgTAATTTCTTCAACTTACCGCAGACTGCACCGATTAAAAATACCACCAACGCATAGCGCGTGGTACCCATTTTGATTCGAGAAGAAAAATGTTCACCAATTACACAGATAAcagcttaaaacttaaaaaataaattccagAGCATTCACAAATCCGCCCTGCACACGCCCATCAAAAATGGTGGATTGATCATTGACGTTTTGTCGGTTTCTATCATTCATCATGGCAGATGGATTCTGCAtggttttcaacattaaatgTTGAATGAAACACGCTTACGAGAAGATGTGCTGGATTCAGATTTGATTTAcccacttttttgaacataattAAGTAACTCAGAATCcgtaaatttcatgaattaaaaatgaatttaattaaaCATTCAATGACAATGATAATGAAACGTAGACAGAAGCAGTGCATCACGCAGAAGAATATTTTGTacgatcagcctgtacgagatttgattgaacaaatttcaaatgttgctccagatagaGTTTCCAAgagataacgtcatgattcgaattcccggacgcttcaaaacccggacacttcatcttgttttatcaattatttggatataagttcgcattatgaatgtcaaaactgtgttatttgatgaattctaacatcaactttagtttaaagtttgtttgagcgctgtagttaatgtcaaaacaataaaatagaataaaattataagattaccaaaaaatgtgaaacatttcacgtgcAATATTTCATTGGCGTCCGATGCAACGGGAAGGCAAAACAGAAAttaatggttttgatttccttaaattctagcaaatttttatataaaatatcgattgttatAATGTAAACAACTTATTTGAGACCGAAAGAATGCCCTTCACTAACAtctcagtccaaatttgtgcggttcataagcaaaatcgagtgtccggaattcgaagcaaaagtgtccggatttcgaatcagcttttaaaaGTGTCTGGGACTTGAAGCAcaaaaagtcattttaattttaaaattctgatgaaaaatttgaagaaaagacttattttgcatgcattctcgaaatactgactgtttatactacatacatcctgataatatttctacatttccaacttgttacatgattttttgccagctataacaaaaattatatacTACTAAGTGTcctgatttcgaatcatgacgttactcaTTCAAAGAGTGCAAAGATATTTACTCACGAAATCTTTAACACTTTTTAGCGTACATGCTAGTTTGacgtttcagattttttctaaTGTCAACAACATTGGCCAGATTCTGTTTTTCCCCAAATGAGGTTGAATTCTGTAGAatataattcaatttaaaatcaattctcTGAACAAGTGTAGTGctttgaaaatatattgaagAACTTGGTAAGCAATGCGGTTGGAGGTAAAAGTCGTATAGACACTGTGATGCGAATACTCGTTCTGCTGTTCTACAAATTTCTCGCACGAGTGCTgaactttttgaacaaatttttaaacgtGCCTAGATTGCGAAATCTCCGAGAGGTCGTAGAATTAAGTGCCGAGGAAATGAGCAGCGACGCTTCCACGGCAGTGGCCGATTCTGACCAGGTATTCTGCTTCCGCCCGTACGAGGTGAAACGCGTCAAGTACAAGAGCTATACCAAAAACGGACGATCCCGGCCTTTCGCAAGAAGCGGCCATCGGATTGTATGCGATGATGCGGCCATCTACTGTTTCGGAGGATTTAATCCAAATATGGCAGTCGTGACGGAAGACGATGACGATGCCGGAAGTCGGTGCCTGTTCCAGGAACTGTGGAAATACGACATCGTCAGGTAAGAATGGAGACGGTAAGAAAATAAGACATTTTCTAATTAGTTCTTTATTTCAGAAAAGAGTGGTCCTTGGTAATGGGTCCGAATCACGTGCTGCCGCAAGAGCTGGCCTCGAACGCAATGATTTTACTTGGCGAAACCCTCATTGTAAGTAGCGTTCCAAAACGTACCGACAATTAGTCTGATTCCTTTCATCTCTAAATAACAGGTCTTTGGAGGAACTGGCTTTCCGTTTGGTGTAAACTGCTCAAATCGTGTGTACGTCTGCCAGCCAGAAAAGAAGCCAAAAGAAATGACCGAAGTGGAAGTCAAGGGGGATTTACCTCCGGCCCAGTACGGTCAGGCTATCGTGTACCACGACGGACATTTGTACACGATTGGAGGGACCGAGGGTTTCGATTATACCTGTGATATATATAGGTAAACTGAACTCACGATAAATACATCATTAACATTAACACATCATTAACTTTGATTCCATTCCAGGTTAAACATTTCGAGCAAAACGTGGGAATGTGCGTATGCGTGCCGACAGGACATCCGTGATGATCCTCCCGGACGCTACCGTCACGAGATTGCGATTGACGATGAGAGAATCTACATAATCGGTGGAGGCACAAGCGATTCCGCGTTCAGCTTGGCCTCGATCCCAACCTATCACATTCGTGAAAACGTGTGGTCTTACACGGCCACAAAGCCGGACCCGAACTTGCCTCTACCAGGAGTTCCGACGGCTCGCAAGTGCCATTCATGCGTGCAATACAAGACCGACCAGGGCACCGAGATTGTCGTGGCTGGAGGTTACGACGGACGAACATACTACGGAGACATTTGGAAGCTTAATCTTTCTTCCCTCCAGTGGCAGCTGATGCAAAAGTCGGTTCTGCCTCATCCGCTCTTTTTTCACGATGCCGCGTGCAGCAGCGCAGGTTGTATGTATATTTTTGGCGGGATCAAGTTTAGCTCGAACAACAACGTTAGAACTAACATAGTTTATAAGATGTGGACAACAATTCCCAAGCTGAGCGAGATCTGCTGGGAAGCATTGCAGCATTATGTTCCCGATATGGCGAACAGATCGACCTTGCCCGGTTTACTTTCAGTTGgtattccattgaaatttgcaaAGCGTGTTCATGAGCAATGAATCTTCAAGGATAGTTATTTTTCTGGAATAGAATTCCTGCGTTAAAAATGCTGCTTAATAAAGAGATTCAattatgattttgtttttaattagcttctgaaagaagttctatctaaaaaaagcaaatcaatccactttaacgaccccggggCTTTTGTGGTCTTTGTTGCTAGTTTCTGcttatttctaggcgtccgaaggttatgtgtggtgagtcactcaaaacctcttttacgctaatggaccgacgtttacttccccatccgatagaaggcgtgatcaggcaaatctcgtctcgaaaaatgccaccgggtccgtctgggattgaacccaggccatactggggtgagaggttacgacgctaaccactgcgccaccggacccggctatgtacagtatgtaaaaaaagtatttacacctctTGAGCATTATGCacgttttgtgatgaaacatataaacaatttaaagtttgtcaAAAACCTACTACtgtgttttgttcagaaactcatgccgaacattttgctacaaaatgctcatgaaaagatgattcctAAAAAGTTCTATGACAAATACcattggaaaattaaaaatataaaaggtgcgtaccaacccggaattacgtcgtcagaaaattcgccggcatccgaaccagtCCATGATTCACAAACATCTAGGTGttttataaaacccacgtttttaaatacctgggcaaaaagtaggtttgatccacgagaacaaaaattacgaaagtccatacatttttgataGGTTGCTGAaatgaaaccataacaacgttttaaCCTAGGTATTTTAAAActtgggttttatagaaaacctagatgtttgggtatcaaaagatcggaaattttatgctcttTCCGAtgcgattccacataggttgactcggatgccggcggattttccgacgacgtaattccgggttggtacgaaattccaacgaaaaaaaattgagaaaatgtgtatgtttttctatgttttttggtgcatttgattttttataaaatatattctctttcactgtctattgttttcaatcttcaccctttttcttaagcaagggctcgaacctcagcccttactcaatttatggaatgattaaaggattaacacaaatattactattgtacttttaaaaaacttttctaaaatgcttggaacgaaaatattgtaacaaaacaccgcgacaaaagaaatagcaacagataaacacgattcAACAACAGGGAAGATTACA
Coding sequences:
- the LOC120418812 gene encoding kelch domain-containing protein 10 homolog isoform X1, whose product is MRILVLLFYKFLARVLNFLNKFLNVPRLRNLREVVELSAEEMSSDASTAVADSDQVFCFRPYEVKRVKYKSYTKNGRSRPFARSGHRIVCDDAAIYCFGGFNPNMAVVTEDDDDAGSRCLFQELWKYDIVRKEWSLVMGPNHVLPQELASNAMILLGETLIVFGGTGFPFGVNCSNRVYVCQPEKKPKEMTEVEVKGDLPPAQYGQAIVYHDGHLYTIGGTEGFDYTCDIYRLNISSKTWECAYACRQDIRDDPPGRYRHEIAIDDERIYIIGGGTSDSAFSLASIPTYHIRENVWSYTATKPDPNLPLPGVPTARKCHSCVQYKTDQGTEIVVAGGYDGRTYYGDIWKLNLSSLQWQLMQKSVLPHPLFFHDAACSSAGCMYIFGGIKFSSNNNVRTNIVYKMWTTIPKLSEICWEALQHYVPDMANRSTLPGLLSVGIPLKFAKRVHEQ
- the LOC120418812 gene encoding kelch domain-containing protein 10 homolog isoform X2, translated to MSSDASTAVADSDQVFCFRPYEVKRVKYKSYTKNGRSRPFARSGHRIVCDDAAIYCFGGFNPNMAVVTEDDDDAGSRCLFQELWKYDIVRKEWSLVMGPNHVLPQELASNAMILLGETLIVFGGTGFPFGVNCSNRVYVCQPEKKPKEMTEVEVKGDLPPAQYGQAIVYHDGHLYTIGGTEGFDYTCDIYRLNISSKTWECAYACRQDIRDDPPGRYRHEIAIDDERIYIIGGGTSDSAFSLASIPTYHIRENVWSYTATKPDPNLPLPGVPTARKCHSCVQYKTDQGTEIVVAGGYDGRTYYGDIWKLNLSSLQWQLMQKSVLPHPLFFHDAACSSAGCMYIFGGIKFSSNNNVRTNIVYKMWTTIPKLSEICWEALQHYVPDMANRSTLPGLLSVGIPLKFAKRVHEQ